Proteins encoded within one genomic window of Candidatus Atribacteria bacterium ADurb.Bin276:
- the degS gene encoding Signal transduction histidine-protein kinase/phosphatase DegS — translation MNSIEHLFSTNEIKTLENIVDTAIKVSNAQTGSLLLARDDGSLFIAAGRDLLDKYIGSRVELDKKTVSGYVFKTGEPFIIDDKNISQFSRRKERKSYSISLPIKKTTNRVVGILNLNRTDKSFEKKSIPQLEAFATNIAILLEENNLRQDRERIIIVLSEIIELFSSLCCNDNFNAVFEKIYYAVKILTGVKRASVFKLSKKRPYLVFAKEWPRKMNWKKFDNTRQQVQNLIDQKKVTLISDKAKTQLLFIPLISDNHPPFLFVGIIEKDIDIIDYLVLSIIENMGNSTLENITLFKNSKKLTQEKERNRFARELHDGLAQILASTQIYLHFLENTIPKESQNEMEILNKIKSLNTLGIEESRFILSELKGKPITTTQFKEKIDEITSLFIIPGNKIHINYRVEMKEIPYRIYKMILKILQEALSNIQKHAQANKINIHITNSKRQMILSVEDNGVGFDPQIIDEKGSEHFGLQNLRERIRILKGKLKIDSKPGSGTKIMVKIPYEENDSSLAWEGQKE, via the coding sequence TTGAATTCGATCGAACATTTATTTAGTACAAATGAAATAAAAACTCTGGAAAATATCGTTGATACAGCCATAAAGGTATCAAATGCCCAAACTGGTTCATTATTGTTAGCTCGTGATGATGGAAGCTTGTTTATTGCTGCTGGCAGAGATTTGTTAGATAAGTATATCGGATCACGAGTAGAACTGGATAAAAAAACAGTATCAGGATATGTGTTTAAAACCGGAGAGCCTTTCATTATCGATGACAAAAACATTAGCCAATTTTCTCGCCGTAAAGAAAGAAAGAGTTATTCAATTTCTCTTCCCATCAAAAAAACCACCAATCGGGTGGTCGGAATTTTAAATTTAAATCGAACGGATAAATCTTTTGAGAAAAAATCTATTCCACAATTAGAAGCATTTGCCACCAATATTGCGATATTATTAGAAGAAAATAATCTCCGCCAAGATCGAGAACGGATCATTATTGTTCTTTCGGAGATCATTGAACTCTTTTCGTCTTTGTGCTGTAATGATAACTTTAATGCTGTTTTTGAGAAAATTTATTATGCAGTGAAGATTTTAACTGGAGTAAAAAGGGCTTCGGTGTTTAAGCTCTCTAAAAAAAGGCCTTACTTAGTTTTTGCAAAAGAATGGCCAAGAAAAATGAATTGGAAGAAGTTCGATAATACAAGACAACAAGTGCAAAACCTTATAGATCAAAAGAAAGTAACACTCATTAGTGATAAAGCAAAAACCCAGCTTCTTTTTATTCCTTTAATTTCTGATAATCATCCTCCTTTTTTATTTGTTGGTATTATCGAAAAAGACATTGATATCATCGATTATTTAGTTCTTTCCATTATTGAGAATATGGGAAATTCAACCTTAGAGAATATTACACTCTTTAAAAACAGTAAAAAGCTTACCCAGGAAAAAGAACGTAATCGCTTTGCAAGAGAGCTTCATGATGGATTGGCACAAATATTAGCATCGACTCAGATTTATTTGCATTTTTTAGAAAACACTATACCGAAAGAAAGTCAGAATGAAATGGAAATTTTAAATAAAATCAAATCATTAAATACTTTAGGGATTGAAGAATCGCGTTTTATTCTTTCTGAACTCAAGGGTAAACCGATCACAACTACTCAGTTTAAGGAGAAAATTGACGAAATCACCAGTCTTTTTATCATTCCGGGAAATAAGATTCATATTAATTATCGGGTGGAGATGAAAGAAATCCCCTATCGAATATATAAAATGATTTTAAAAATATTGCAAGAAGCTTTATCAAACATTCAAAAACATGCTCAAGCCAATAAAATTAATATTCATATCACCAATAGTAAACGCCAAATGATTCTTTCCGTAGAAGATAATGGAGTAGGTTTTGATCCGCAGATTATTGATGAAAAAGGTTCTGAACATTTTGGTCTACAAAATCTTCGAGAAAGGATAAGAATTTTAAAGGGTAAATTAAAGATTGATAGCAAACCAGGGAGTGGAACTAAAATTATGGTGAAAATTCCTTACGAAGAAAATGATTCAAGCTTAGCCTGGGAAGGACAAAAGGAATGA
- the degU gene encoding Transcriptional regulatory protein DegU produces MKIRIALVDDHPIFLAGLKRLLESSESYEVSSIANSYKEALEKINFNNIDIALVDVNMPGASGIELLKAIKQRSSNCRVVMLTIEEDEETIYRAMKEGAQGYILKQDSPERLLKSIQACVDGEILLSNQIYSKVVERIRKVSPPESAKSIIFSTLTVREIEITRLIVQGKSNPEIAQSLFISESTVKNHISNILHKLEMKDRVELAILAVREGIG; encoded by the coding sequence ATGAAAATACGAATTGCCCTCGTAGATGATCATCCAATTTTTTTAGCAGGTTTGAAACGACTTTTAGAAAGTAGTGAATCCTATGAGGTTAGCTCGATAGCTAATAGCTATAAAGAAGCGTTGGAAAAGATTAACTTCAATAATATCGATATTGCTTTAGTTGATGTTAATATGCCCGGTGCAAGTGGTATTGAACTGCTAAAAGCAATCAAACAAAGGAGTAGCAACTGTCGGGTAGTTATGTTGACCATTGAAGAAGATGAGGAAACAATATACCGAGCAATGAAAGAAGGGGCTCAGGGCTATATTTTAAAGCAGGACTCTCCCGAACGTTTATTAAAGAGCATTCAAGCCTGTGTAGATGGAGAAATTTTGTTAAGCAATCAAATTTATTCGAAAGTAGTGGAAAGGATAAGAAAAGTTAGCCCTCCCGAAAGTGCTAAGTCGATAATATTTTCTACTTTAACCGTTCGTGAGATTGAGATTACCCGATTGATCGTTCAGGGAAAAAGTAACCCCGAGATTGCTCAATCTTTATTCATAAGTGAAAGCACAGTAAAGAATCATATTAGTAATATACTTCATAAATTGGAAATGAAAGACCGGGTAGAACTTGCTATCTTGGCAGTCCGAGAAGGCATTGGTTAA